A window of Belonocnema kinseyi isolate 2016_QV_RU_SX_M_011 chromosome 9, B_treatae_v1, whole genome shotgun sequence contains these coding sequences:
- the LOC117180581 gene encoding uncharacterized protein LOC117180581, with protein MEQLLEFLHRRERILESNKPLVEKRIEENVPRCDNKLHNGNQPTRSQPTFQRQSAYAVHTRRYCYICKESHFTQNCEKLLSSNLQDRWNLIKSLNLCYNCLRSNDTVENCNATACKTCSQKHNTVLHPENKNKKCFQTNHASLHNSLPSQVLLSTARINILDNKGVPHACRALLDNGSQVHFMTEKLAEKLGLKQREIEIPLGGVNQMTSSVSKITRTTIQSRLNKYSTYLTFLITPEVNNQAPSEPLDRVELKIPSNIRLAAPEFHRPSEIDILIGAEIFLKLLCVGQMSLANGNVIIQKTHFGWILGGKTPGVAGPIAAKCNLSFNLLNKKICEFWEIENGPNERTKSHEDSACEIHFQENTRRDSATGRYIVKLPFKEDSNGLGESYSHALKRFHSLERSLGRNPELKDKYITFMSEYSELDHMSEDQSASIYDGYFLPHHAIIKQSSLTTKLRTVFDASAKTSNGNSLNDILMVGPNIQEDLFSLLIRFRSHIFAITADIEKMYRQILVNENDQKFRKILWRENSHQPVKIFRLKTVTYGTSSASFLATRTLVQLAYDECGSYSCASVALRQDFYMDHLISGARTIEEAKQLFAELMTVTRKGGMNLKKWVSNVPELIRSLSKDFSDTYFSLDLGDTTKALGVYWNPDPDSFFYTVKQSRLDAPVTKRNILSEIAELFDPLGLLGPVVLTPKIFMQNLWQLNIGWDESVPPEIEESWLDLKQNLALLREIEINRKIVVDNYVSLQMHGYCDASEKAFGACIYVRSTDKRGMHFTQLVCSKSRVVPLQTLSLPHLELSAAVLLSKLYSTVSQALRRLHIEKTIFWCDSTITLHWINSPPNTLKPFVGNRVAEIQSLTQSLEWRHVRTEHNPADLVSRGLAPQQLINNSFWFNGPAWINDAEQNWPVSHLEPIEIPELKKNSCQFGSQTSTRERYHYFVFREDSVF; from the coding sequence ATGGAACAGCTACTCGAGTTTTTGCATAGGCGTGAGAGAATCTTGGAATCTAACAAACCCCTTGTGGAAAAGAGGATTGAAGAAAACGTACCGCGTTGCGATAATAAATTACATAACGGCAATCAGCCTACGAGATCTCAACCAACCTTCCAACGACAATCGGCTTACGCAGTTCATACTCGCAGATACTGCTATATATGCAAAGAGTCACACTTTACTCAAAATTGCGAGAAGCTATTGAGTTCTAATTTACAAGACCGGTGGAACTTGATAAAGAGTCTAAACCTGTGTTACAATTGTCTTAGGTCCAATGATACCGTTGAAAATTGTAATGCCACAGCATGCAAGACTTGTAGCCAGAAACATAACACTGTGCTCCacccggaaaataaaaataaaaaatgcttccaGACCAATCACGCTAGCTTGCATAACTCTTTACCGTCTCAAGTTTTATTGTCGACTGCTAGGATTAACATCTTAGATAACAAGGGAGTTCCTCATGCGTGTAGGGCTCTGTTAGACAACGGGTCTCAGGTGCATTTCATGACTGAGAAACTAGCCGAGAAATTAGGCCTGAAGCAACGGGAAATTGAGATTCCTCTCGGTGGAGTGAATCAAATGACCTCTAGTGTAAGCAAAATAACAAGGACAACTATCCAATCCCGGTTAAACAAATATTCGACATATCTGACCTTCCTCATAACGCCGGAGGTAAATAATCAGGCACCAAGCGAACCATTGGATAGGGtggagttgaaaattccttccaaTATCCGTCTTGCCGCTCCGGAGTTTCACAGACCATCAGAAATCGACATACTGATCGGTGCTGAGATATTTCTGAAATTGCTGTGTGTCGGACAAATGTCTTTAGCTAACGGTAacgtaattattcaaaaaactcaTTTCGGATGGATTCTGGGAGGAAAAACGCCTGGTGTAGCAGGTCCAATTGCCGCCAAGTGCAATTTATCATTCAAtttattaaacaagaaaatttgtgaattttgggaaattgaaAATGGGCCTAACGAAAGAACTAAATCTCACGAAGACAGTGCATGCGAAATTCACTTCCAAGAAAATACGCGCCGCGATTCCGCAACCGGCCGTTATATCGTGAAACTTCCGTTCAAGGAAGATTCAAACGGACTCGGCGAGTCATACTCTCATGCACTCAAACGATTTCACTCGCTAGAACGATCGTTAGGTAGGAACCCtgaattaaaagataaatatatcACCTTTATGAGCGAATATTCGGAATTGGACCATATGTCTGAGGATCAATCTGCATCGATTTACGACGGTTATTTTTTGCCTCATCATGCTATAATTAAACAATCTAGCTTAACAACAAAACTTAGAACCGTTTTTGACGCGTCAGCGAAAACATCCAACGGGAATTCTTTGAACGATATACTCATGGTAGGTCCCAATATCCAGGAAGATCTTTTCTCACTGCTGATCCGATTTAGATCACATATATTCGCAATCACCGCCGACATTGAGAAAATGTATCGGCAAATACTGgtgaatgaaaatgatcaaaagtttcggaaaattttgtGGCGAGAAAACTCTCATCAACCTGTAAAAATCTTCCGATTAAAGACGGTCACCTATGGTACGTCATCTGCCTCTTTTTTAGCAACTCGAACGTTGGTGCAACTTGCTTATGATGAATGCGGATCGTACTCATGTGCTTCTGTCGCATTACGGCAGGATTTTTACATGGATCATTTGATATCAGGCGCGAGAACAATCGAAGAAGCTAAGCAATTGTTTGCCGAATTGATGACGGTCACACGCAAGGGTggtatgaatttaaagaaatgggTTTCTAATGTACCCGAGCTTATCAGATCATTATCTAAAGATTTTAGCGACACTTATTTTAGTCTAGACTTAGGCGATACAACAAAGGCACTCGGTGTTTATTGGAATCCCGACCCCGATTCATTTTTCTATACTGTCAAGCAATCAAGGTTAGATGCGCCGGTAACGAAAAGGAACATTTTATCAGAAATAGCTGAATTATTCGACCCGCTAGGCTTACTAGGTCCTGTTGTCTTAACACCGAAAATCTTTATGCAGAACTTGTGGCAATTAAACATCGGTTGGGACGAATCGGTTCCACCTGAAATAGAGGAGTCCTGGTTGGATCTCAAACAAAATTTAGCGCTCCTCCGAGAAATCGAAATCAATCGAAAAATAGTCGTCGATAATTATGTCTCTCTTCAAATGCACGGTTATTGTGATGCCAGTGAAAAGGCATTCGGGGCCTGTATTTATGTTAGATCAACTGACAAACGCGGAATGCATTTTACTCAATTGGTATGCTCGAAATCTAGAGTCGTGCCATTGCAAACGTTATCTTTACCCCACCTAGAACTCTCTGCTGCAGTTCTATTATCTAAATTATACTCAACTGTCTCTCAAGCCTTACGAAGACTTCATATCGAAAAGACCATTTTTTGGTGCGATTCTACCATAACGTTACATTGGATAAATAGTCCCCCTAATACTTTGAAACCCTTCGTCGGAAATCGAGTTGCAGAAATCCAATCACTGACACAATCTCTCGAATGGCGGCACGTGCGCACCGAGCACAACCCCGCGGACCTTGTTTCGCGCGGTCTCGCACCGCAACAGCTTATTAACAATTCCTTCTGGTTTAATGGCCCGGCATGGATTAATGACGCTGAACAAAATTGGCCTGTATCACATTTAGAACCCATTGAAATCcctgaactaaaaaaaaacagttgtcaGTTTGGCAGTCAAACTAGCACGCGTGAACGATATCACTACTTCGTTTTTAGAGAAGACTCAGTCTTTTAA
- the LOC117180580 gene encoding senecionine N-oxygenase-like, which translates to MKDSERKIRVCIIGGGAAGLCALRHFSKDLSIFEIEAYEQTGNIGGTWVYSENTGLDENGLPIHSSMYRDLRQYSDPHIPEIPGIKTFPGRQLHSHTFRKSEEFSGKTVIVLGAGVSGVDIGVEVSEYADKVYLSHNREKIIARLHPSMIQVAGIERVEKNEFFLKDGNSVFADDLIYCTGYKQTFPFFDESCGIKVDDNYVYPLYKHTINVHFPTMCFMGINTFVVSFNMFHVKAQYFQALLKKKFALPSKEEMLKDSTLKTSKKWQAHNLGLKQYDFYDSLTQEAGLEPLPAFYRKAFEIYTQYRKYDLLHYKECQIILSEDDTNVRHINHR; encoded by the exons ATGAAGGACtctgaaagaaaaattagagTTTGTATTATTGGTGGGGGTGCGGCCGGATTGTGTGCTTTGAGACATTTCTcaaaagatttaagtatttttgaaattgaagcaTATGAACAAACAGGAAATATAGGAGGCACTTGGGTTTACAGTGAAAATACTGGACTTGATGAAAATGGACTACCAATTCACTCTAGCATGTATCGAGATCTcag ACAATATTCTGATCCACATATACCGGAAATCCCTGGAATTAAAACCTTTCCTGGAAGACAGCTTCACAGTCATACATTCAGAAAATCCgaagaattttcaggaaaaactgTGATCGTTTTAGGAGCTGGTGTTTCTGGCGTCGACATTGGTGTAGAAGTATCTGAATACGCTGATAAAGTTTATTTGAGTCACAATcgtgaaaa aaTAATAGCAAGACTTCATCCTTCGATGATTCAAGTAGCTGGGATTGAGAgagtagaaaaaaatgaattttttttaaaagatggaAATTCTGTTTTTGCTGATGACCTGATATACTGCACTGGTTATAAgcaaacttttccattttttgatgaaagttgCGGAATTAAAGTTGATGATAATTACGTATATCCGCTTTACAAACATAcgataaatgttcattttccaaCTATGTGTTTTATGGGCATAAATACATTCGTGGTATCATTTAACATGTTTCATGTgaag gcCCAATATTTTCAGGCCctgctcaaaaaaaaatttgctctaCCATCAAAGGAAGAAATGCTGAAAGATTCTAcattgaaaacttcaaaaaaatggcAAGCACATAACTTAGGGCTAAAGCAATATGATTTTTACGATTCTTTAACCCAAGAGGCTGGACTGGAACCTTTGCCAGCTTTTTACAGAAAGGCTTTTGAAATTTATACACAATACAGGAAATATGACTTATTACATTATAAGGAATGTCAAATTATTTTATCTGAGGATGATACTAATGTTCGGCATATCAATcatcgataa